A genomic window from Quercus lobata isolate SW786 chromosome 10, ValleyOak3.0 Primary Assembly, whole genome shotgun sequence includes:
- the LOC115963537 gene encoding troponin T, cardiac muscle-like has translation MPGFLARKDLLPVELPFHRSPHEVAIPREETASSRLSLEAEINQFRLEEEGERQERPMELSDSEGELDRSFASHSPKLIITRVDSSSDEEEDMALKPRKCLKDILTRRNKGSSSKEAPKIQLPPNLPPPPLPSPLGLHPNPNLQRKKRKEKDVEEGEIPQPNDPKQQKVTKDRARESSMESREAKHPANNEARVEANLRAKANKALGAAEQKNKELASKLVAEERVRLSAQVGLKNAEDQRKKLHLTEIELATQRQLVMDFKAKLQKAKDAAQVAREVSEAAEATSYECGVQKTKIRLMDELAEVCRDYCKEVWAEALN, from the exons ATGCCCGGCTTCTTAGCCCGAAAAGACTTGCTGCCCGTTGAGCTACCTTTCCATCGCTCTCCTCACGAGGTAGCAATCCCGAGGGAAGAAACAGCCTCCTCACGCTTGTCCTTGGAGGCTGAGATTAACCAATTTCGCctcgaagaagaaggagagaggCAAGAAAGGCCTATGGAGCTTTCGGACTCTGAAGGTGAACTCGACAGATCCTTCGCGTCTCACTCTCCCAAACTTATCATTACCCGGGTGGATAGTAGCTCCGATGAGGAGGAAGACATGGCTTTAAAGCCTAGGAAATGCCTAAAAGACATCCTCACTAGGAGGAATAAGGGGTCATCGTCTAAGGAGGCCCCGAAGATTCAGCTTCCCCCCAATCTTCCCCCTCCCCCTCTTCCTTCCCCACTCGGCCTACACCCCAATCCAAACTTacaaaggaagaagaggaaagagaagGACGTCGAGGAAGGGGAGATTCCTCAACCGAACGACCCGAAACAGCAAAAAGTCACCAAAGATAGAGCGCGGGAGTCCTCGATGGAGAGTAGGGAGGCTAAACACCCGGCCAAT AACGAAGCCAGAGTAGAGGCTAACCTTCGCGCCAAGGCCAATAAGGCCTTGGGTGCAGCTGAACAAAAGAACAAGGAGCTCGCCAGCAAGCTGGTTGCTGAGGAAAGGGTGCGTCTGAGTGCCCAGGTGGGCTTGAAGAATGCCGAGGACCAGCGTAAGAAGCTTCATCTCACTGAGATAGAGCTAGCCACCCAAAGACAGCTGGTCATGGATTTTAAAGCCAAGTTGCAAAAAGCTAAGGATGCAGCCCAGGTGGCCAGGGAAGTTTCCGAGGCCGCGGAGGCGACATCCTACGAATGTGGGGTGCAGAAAACGAAGATAAGGTTGATGGACGAGTTGGCGGAagtgtgcagggattactgcaaGGAGGTATGGGCTGAAGCGCTCAACTGA
- the LOC115965529 gene encoding serine/threonine-protein kinase RIO1-like, whose protein sequence is MSVVEEKPVVLNEEKEEEEEEEEEEEELTWSSDSEVEEALDWLDSKDDGERIEGTITMLNPRRPNAHGGVHSRINTSTLQPLSNRNQKFAHHIRASPLEEWEGRCVGMSNSVTTAIRGSVREMAIGKTRTTEKSDRATVEQAIDPRTRMVLFKMLNRGVFHDINGCISTGKEANVYHAIKADSQELAIKVYKTSILVFKDRDRYVQGDYRFRHGYCRRNPRKMVKTWAEKEMRNLMRLKAAGIRCPTPILLRLHVLVMEFIGKAGWAAPRLKDAALSLDKLREGYVEVIIAMRTLYQKCKLVHGDLSEYNILYFEGHLYIIDVSQSVDLDHPRAIEFLIEDCDHVSDFFEKHGVAVMTIRELFDFIVDPTIADEAVDSYLEELEQKILARGGRSVEDKRADSEFKQSHIPKRLDDVKNAEEDAFRITSGQDTEDINYKTITGLKAVLKAQPSPAEQEADPIEESSVNTTGQINALESVTESQTVEDEENSSDSEGTFSSETDSETPADKKAARKENKKKVKEEKREARKTKVPKAVKKRKKKLAKSHKTR, encoded by the exons atgtCTGTTGTGGAAGAGAAACCAGTGGTTctgaatgaagaaaaagaagaggaagaagaagaggaagaggaagaagaagagctgACGTGGTCATCGGACTCGGAGGTTGAAGAAGCATTGGACTGGTTGGACTCAAAGGACGATGGAGAACGCATTGAAGGGACGATTACAATGCTCAATCCTCGGCGTCCCAATGCGCATGGTGGCGTTCACTCTCGCATCAATACGTCGACGCTTCAGCCTCTCTCGAATCGAAACCAGAAGTTCGCCCATCATATTCGAGCTTCGCCTTTGGAG GAGTGGGAGGGAAGATGTGTTGGCATGTCAAACTCTGTGACAACTGCAATCCGTGGAAGTGTTCGGGAGATGGCTATTGGTAAAACTAGAACTACTGAGAAATCAGATCGTGCGACTGTTGAGCAG GCCATTGATCCTAGAACTCGCATGGTCTTGTTCAAGATGCTGAATAGAGGTGTATTTCATGATATTAATGGCTGCATTTCAACTGGAAAAGAA GCAAATGTTTATCATGCAATCAAAGCTGATAGTCAGGAGTTGGCAATCAAAGTATACAAAACTTCTATTCTGGTGTTTAA GGACAGAGATCGTTATGTACAAGGTGACTACCGTTTCAGACATGGATACTGCAGGCGTAATCCCAGGAAAATGGTAAAAACATGGGCCGAGAAAGAGATGAGGAACCTTATGAG GCTAAAGGCAGCAGGAATTAGATGCCCAACTCCAATTCTTTTGAGACTTCATGTTCTGGTCATGGAATTCATAG GAAAAGCAGGTTGGGCTGCACCTCGTCTTAAGGATGCTGCTTTATCTCTTGACAAGTTACGTGAAGGTTATGTGGAG gTGATTATTGCAATGCGAACATTATATCAGAAGTGCAAACTGGTTCATGGGGACCTCAGCGAATATAACATACTCTATTTTGAG GGTCACTTGTATATCATTGATGTTTCTCAATCAGTTGATCTTGACCACCCCCGTGCCATTGAATTCCTAATTGAAGATTGTGATCATGTTTCT GATTTCTTTGAAAAACATGGTGTAGCTGTTATGACGATTCGAGAACTTTTTGATTTTATAGTTGATCCTACTATTGCTGATGAAGCTGTGGACAGTTATCTGGAAGAG TTGgaacaaaaaattttggctAGAGGAGGCAGATCTGTGGAGGATAAAAGGGCCGACTCTGAGTTTAAGCAG TCGCACATTCCAAAGAGGCTAGACGATGTAAAGAATGCTGAGGAGGATGCTTTCCGGATTACCAGTGGCCAGGACACTGAAGATATAAATTATAAGACCATAACAGGACTTAAGGCTGTTTTAAAAGCTCAACCTTCTCCGGCAGAACAAGAAGCAGACCCTATTGAAGAGTCCTCTGTTAATACCACCGGTCAGATTAATGCTCTTGAGAGTGTAACAGAGTCTCAAACGGTCGAAGATGAAGAGAACTCAAGTGATTCAGAAGGGACTTTTTCATCTGAAACCGATTCAGAGACCCCTGCAGATAAGAAAGCTGCTagaaaagagaacaaaaagaaagttaaagaGGAGAAGAGGGAGGCTCGGAAAACTAAAGTGCCCAAGGcagtaaagaaaagaaagaagaagttggCCAAATCTCACAAGACTAGATAG
- the LOC115962803 gene encoding uncharacterized protein LOC115962803, with the protein MSNSSEQTLEEDHGVVVEPPPSSDQNPNEQSEQQQTQEWETMARAWLLSFPEAKAVSMDEVEAWIDSNHHSLPEGIRSMPRSDVCQRLISIQKMRLPTQEKEVSQFDLENPPYRFQRTDQWRPVYSWLESLDQEEVVKSKEISDWLSANPDIQEQLCSRHTRYHLMHYIKKCHIKILKRKERKMGLQQQQNKETSLKVRRTVIMKQPEELQSNAIINLPKDGDAFLTKRKEAYLKYEILVELEKLLSPIFPKQQDGK; encoded by the exons ATGTCGAACTCCAGCGAACAAACCCTAGAAGAAGATCACGGAGTCGTCGTCGAACCACCGCCCTCCTCCGATCAAAACCCTAACGAGCAGAGCGAGCAGCAGCAAACTCAGGAATGGGAAACCATGGCTCGCGCTTGGCTCCTCTCGTTCCCCGAGGCCAAAGCTGTGTCCATGGACGAGGTCGAAGCTTGGATCGACTCCAACCACCACTCTCTCCCCGAAGGAATCAGATCAATGCCTCGCTCTGATGTCTGTCAGAGACTCATTTCCATTCAGAAAATGAGACTCCCCACTCAG GAAAAAGAAGTTAGCCAGTTTGATCTTGAAAATCCGCCATATCGATTTCAGCGTACTGATCAATGGAGACCAGTTTATTCTTGGTTAGAATCTTTGGATCAAGAGGAGGTGGTGAAGTCAAAAGAAATTTCAGATTGGCTTAGTGCAAATCCTGACATCCAAGAACAGTTGTGCTCCAGGCATACTCGATATCATTTGATGCACTACATCAAAAAGTGCCATATAAAGATATTGAAGAGGAAGGAAAGGAAAATG GGTTTGCAGCAGCAGCAAAACAAAGAAACTTCTTTAAAGGTTCGCAGAACTGTGATCATGAAACAACCAGAAGAGCTTCAAA GCAATGCTATAATTAATCTACCTAAAGATGGTGATGCATTCTTGACGAAAAGAAAGGAGGCGTATCTCAAATATGAGAT TTTGGTGGAGTTGGAGAAGCTGCTTTCCCCAATATTCCCAAAGCAACAAGATGGAAAATAA